The Halarchaeum grantii genome contains the following window.
GCTCAGTACCGCGCCGAATCGCACTCGAAGCCTCGTCACGGGGCGCGTGCTCGCCTCGGCGGTGCCGTCGCTCGCGAACGCGGGCGAGGACCTCGTCCTCCTCTGTGACGGTACCGTCGTCGACGCCGCGAGCTATCGGGACGCGCCCGAGGGCGAGGTGTCCCGCGGCGGCGCGTGGCGGGCGCTCGGTCGGACGGCGTTCGGGGTGTCGAGCGTCGCGAACGCGGACGCGACGGTGTTCGCGCTCCCGGACGCGCCCGAGGCCGTCCGCGAGTCGCTGCGCGGCGTGGACGAACGGCTCCTCGTCGGCGGCTACACCTTCACGTCCGAGCGCGTCGCCGCGATTCTCGCGAACGCGAGCGCGCGCGGTGTCGACGTTCGCGTCCTCGTTGAGGGCGGCCCCGTGGGCGGCGTCGCGGCGCGCGAGGCGCGCGTGCTCGACGGCCTCGTCGAGGCGGGGGTCGACGTGACGGTGCTCGACGGCCCGCACGCCCGCTACCCGTTCCACCACGCGAAATACGCCGTCGTGGACGACGCGGTGCTGGTCACCTCGGAGAACTGGAAGCCGAGCGGCATCGGCGGACGCGGGACGCGCGGGTGGGGCGCAGTCGTGCACGACCCGACGCTGGCGGACTCCCTCGCCGCCGTCCACCGCGCGGACAGCGAGTGGGTCGACGGCGTTCCGTGGCAGCTCTACCGAGCGAACGCGACGTTTCAGGAGTGCGAGCCGTCGAACGCGACGTATCCGCGCGTCTTCGCGCCGCTCGACGCGGACGTGGACCGCGTCTCGCTCGTCGTCTCCCCCGACACCTCCCGGGACGCGCTCCTCGGGTTCGTCCGGGATGCGAACGAGAGCCTGCTCGTCGAACAGATGGGCATCGGCACCGACACCGTCCTGCTGAACGCGACGATCGCCGCCGCGGAGCGCGGCGTCCGGGTTCGCGTGCTCGTGAGCGGCGCGTGGTACGCTCGCGAGGAGAACGCCGCGCTCGTCGAGCGCTTGAACGAGCGCGCGCGCCGCGACGGCCTCGACTTGCGCGCGAAACTCGCCGCGCCGCGCGGGCGCTACGGGACGTTGCACGTGAAGGGCGCGGTCGCGGACGGGGAGCACGTCCTCGTCGGGAGCGTGAACTGGAACGAGAACGCCGTGAACCGGAACCGGGAGACGGAGCTCGTCCTCGCCGACCCCGAGGTGGGTGCGTACTACGCGCGCCTCTTTCTGGCCGACTGGCGCGGCGGCGTCTGGACGCTCCCCGTGCTCGTCGCGGGCGTCGCGCTCGCGGGCGCCTTGCTCGCGGCGTGGTACCTGCGGCGAGAAATCGCGTTCGATCGCGCCGACGCGGCCGTCGGCTGGCGACCGTAGCGTCGCGGTCTAGCGCGTCAGCGTGCTGTGGAGCTCCTCGTCGATCTCGGCGTCCGCCATCTTCTCGACGAGCGCGTCGAGGACCTCCTCGCGCATCCCGTTCACGAAGCGGATGGAGCCGACGACGAGGTGCCCGCCCCCACTGACGCCGGCGCCGGGGAACTCGTCGTTGAGGTCGCTCACCATCTGCGGGATGTCCATGCGCACCCCATCACTGCGGAGGACGGCGAAGTCGGGGCCGTAGCCGATGGTGATGACGGGTTCGCCCGTCTCCTCGACCTTCCGGTCGTGTATCTCGCCCGTGGTCTTCCCGGGCGCGGGGTACGTGAATCGGTGGGCGTAGTTCTCGACGTCGACGCGGTAGAGGTGCGCGCCGGAGTCGACGGTCTCGTGCTCGACGTGTGGCATCGCGGCGTCGAGCTGGAGGTCGACGTCGCGCTGGGCTTTCTCGGCGAGCCACGGGACGAGCTCGCGGTGGCGTTCGGCGTCGCTCCCGACGTTCAGGACGTCGTTGATGAGGTCGCGGCCCGCGCTGTAGCGCAGCCAGAACGCCTCGTAGTCGAGGGCTTCGCTGACGTCGTGGAGGAACTCGTCGTCGTAGCCGGCCGACCGAGCGAGGTCGAGGTAGTCGCTCATCGCCTCGGCCTTCGAGCGGTCGCTGATGCCGGCGACGGCGGGAACGTGGTCGAGTTCGTCGTCGAGGCTCGGGTCGATCATGCGCGCGAGCTCGACGCACATCATGCCGGTGGTGACGCGGTAGTCCTCGCCGTGGAGGTAGGGGTTGACGTGCGCGTCGACGAGCGGGTCGACCGCCTCGGGGTCGGGGTGGTGGTGGTCGACGACGACGATGGGGATGTCGTAGTGGGTGAGCGTCTCGTAGGCGGGCGTGTCCTCCTCGGTGGAGCCGTTGTCGAGCATGAGGAGGAGCGGAAGCTTCTGCCCGTGGCGCGCCTGGTCCTCCAGGGCGAAGTTGAGGTCGCGGGTGGCGTCCTCCATCTCGTAGTAGGGCGCCTTGCTCGGGAGGCGCTTGAGGAGGTGGCGCTTCGCCTCGGCGTCCTCGTGGGTCTCGTCGATGAAGCGCTCGAGGGCGAGCTGGACGGGGACGCTCGCGCACATGCCGTCGCCGTCGGCGTGGTGGCGCATCCGGATGGGCCGGGACTCGAGGACGGTCCGTCGGAGCTGGCGGGCGACCTCGCGGAGGTCGGGGTAGAGCTCCTGCATCGCCGGCCACTCGACGAGCGGGTCGACGTCGGCGGGCTCGGAGCGCTCGGCGACGGCGGCGGCGAGACGCTCGCGAACGTGTGCGGCCTCGCCCTCGGAGAGCGCTTCGAGGGAGCTGATCTCGACTTGGAGCGCGCCCTCGCGTTCCTCGACTTCGCCGGTGACGTGGACGACGGCGTCGAGGTCGACGTCGGGGTAGGCCCGAACGCCCGCCTCCTCGAAGGCGGTGCAGGGGACGGCGCCGGTCTCGTCGCGCACGCGGAAGATGGTGGGGCCGCCGGTCTGCTTCACTTGGACGACTTCGCCCTCGAGGTGGACGGTCTCGCCGACGCGCCCGTCGAGGGCGCCGGCGGCGGCGCGCTCGTAGGAGAACGCACGCTCCTCGACCTCGTAGTCGTCGAGGTCCGCGACCTCGAACCCGAGGTCGCCGTTCTCACGGATCTCGGTGAGCTCGACGACGAGTTCGTCGCCGACGCCGTACTCGTCGTCGTAGTCCGACGGGAGGACGGACTCGTGGAGCAGTCCGGAGACGTGTTCGGAGAGGTCGACGAAGACGCCGTAGTCCACCACGCCGTTCACGGTCGCGGTGTAGCACTCGCCGGCCTCGATGTCCTCGACGGTACACTCGGCGGCGAGCTGGTAGACGACGGAGGTAACGCCTCCGTCGGAAGAACCGTCAGTCATGCTCCGTGATTCGGCGCCGGTGTGTTTAAGGCTTTATTGTCGCTCTCGCGGGTTTCGGGGCGTCTCGTCGCCGTCACCGGAACGCGGTGAGGTCGGGTCGGCTACCGAGAGCGTCGCTCTCGTGAACGTCGCGCGCCCCGTCGCGGCGCACGTCGCCGCGAGCGCGCCGACGGTGGCCTCGAAAGGTTTAGCACGCGCCGGCGACCACCTCGAAGTATGGCGTTTGGCTCGCGGCCGGTGCTCGGCATCGCGGCGGAGACCCTCGACTTCGCGCTCGAGGCGGCCGAGGACTCCCACCCGAACGAGTACCTCGGCGTCCTCCGAGGGACGCCGGCCGCCGAGTACGACCTCGACGGCGACGGTGACGGCGACCTGATCACGGACGTCCTCTTCATCCCGAAGACGACGTCGAGTCCCGTACAGGCGACCCTCCAGTCGGACCTCATCCCGAACGATAGCCACACCGTCGGGACGATACATTCCCATCCGAACGGCGTCCTGCGTCCGAGCGACGCGGACCGCCAGATGTTCGGGCGCGGCTCCGTGCACGTCATCCTCGGTGCGCCCTACGAGCGCGACTGCTGGCGGGCGTTCGACCGCGAGGGCGAGCCGACGACGCTCGACGTCTACGACGTGGCGCTCCCCGCGCCCGAGGACTTCTTCGACTTCACGCAGGCGGACATCGACGCCGAGCTCGAGGAGGAGGACCGACTATGACGGCGCGCGTCGTCGCGCAGGGCACCTTCGACTTGCTCCACCCGGGCCACGTGCATTATCTGGAGGAGGCGGCGGCGATGGGCGAGGCACTCCACGTCATCGTCGCGCGCCGCGACAACGTGACGCACAAGGAGTCACCCGTCCTCTCGAACCGCCAGCGTCGCGACATGGTCGCGGCGCTCGACGCCGTCGACGACGCGCGCGTCGGCCACCCCACGGACATCTTCGCACCCATCGAGGAGATCGAACCGGACGTGATCGCACTCGGCTACGACCAGCATCACGACGCGGACGCCATCGAGGCCGCGCTCCGCGAGCGCGGTCTCGACTGCGACGTCCGCCGGGCGTCCGCGCGCGACCCTGCGTACGAGGACGAACTCCTCTCGACGGGCGCGATCATCGACCGAATCCTCGCCGAGCGCGCTTAGTCCTCGACGACGGCCACGGCACGCACGGGCGCGCCGTCAGCTTCGACGCGGAGCGGATACGCCGTCAGGCGGAAGCGCGACGGGAGCGCGTCGAGGTCGCGGAGGTTCTCGAAGACGAGTCGGTCGGCCTCGAAGAGCGCGTGGTGTGCGGAATAGCCCTCGGGGTCGTCGTCGGTGTCGGCATCGCCCGCAGGCGGCGACGGGTCGGGGCTCGCGGCGTCGAGGGCGACGTGCTGGTCGCGTTCGGCGAGCTCGCGCGCCGTCGCGGGCGCGAGATACGGGTGGTCGCGGTAGCGCGGCGTCCCCCAGTGCGCGTCGAACCCCGTTCTGAAGACGACGACGTCCGCCGAGCCGTCGGCGGGGAGCGCGTCGGGCCGTATCGCCTCGCGCGGCCCGGCCTCGACGTCGACGAGGTGGGCGTCCATCGAGAACGTCCCGACATCGTACTCCGCGAGGCTCGGGCCGTCGGCGAGCAGGTGGCTCGGCGCGTCGACGTGCGTCCCGCTGTGCGTGGAGAGTGCGAGCTCGGTGACGCGGTACCCGTCGGCGGCCATCGTGGCGGCGGGCGAGACGGAGACGGTGGGGTCGCCCGGGTAGACGGGCATGCCGTCGGTGAGGGGGTGCGTGAGGTCGTGACGAGTCACGTCGAGGCGGAGGGGGCGGCGTCGAGAAAGCGCTCCGGTTCAGGTGGCCTCGTAGCGCTCGACGGCGTGCCCCCAGACCGCCATCGCGGAGGGCGTGACGATGACCGACATCAGGTAGGAAAGGAGGATGCTGAGGCCGGTGACGGCGCCGAACTGCCCGAGGATGGGCGTGATGGCGAGCACGAGCACGCCGATGCCGGTGACGGTGGTGAGCATGCTGCCGGTGAGCGACCCGCCGGTGCCGCGAACGGCGACCTCGATGGCGTCGTAGAGGTCGCGCTTGCGGTACTCGTCGCCGAAGCGGTGGACGATGTGCGCGGAGTAGTCGACGCCGAGGCCGATGCTGATGGAGAGGATGGTCGCGGTGAGGGCGTTCAGCGGGATGTCGAAGTAGCGCATCGTCGCCGCGATGAACGCGACCGTCAACACGATGGGGAAGAGGTTGACGAGGCCGAGCGTCGGCCGGCGCTCGAAGAGCCAGTAGCAGAAGAGCAAGAAGAGCGCGGTCAACAGGAGCGCGACGGCGAGGCTCGTCAGCGCCGAGTCGAGGATGCTGTCCGTGATGTACTCGAAGACGACGGCTTGGCCGGTCGCGGTCGCGGTGAGGCGATAGCGGTCCTCGACGACTTCGGCGTCCGCGACGACCTCCGCCTGCGTCGCGCTCGATTCGGCGGAGTAGACGACCTTCGCGCCGCGCTGGTCGTGCGAGATGTACTGGCGCGCCTGGTCGTGGTAGGGCGAGTCGAGCAGGCGGTCGTAGATGAGGCCGAGGTTGTCGTCGGGGACGCCGTCGTCGTCGATGTCGTTGCGCGCGACGAGTGCCCGGAATTCAGCGTTCTGGTCGGCGTAGCTGTCGATGACGCCGACGATGCTCTGGGTGTCGGCGTAGCGGCTGTCGTCCTCGGTGATGAACGAGCCCGGCGGGTCGTAGGCGGCGTGATGCATCGACTCCAAGGCGTAGTCTTGGCGTAACGGTCCTCTCACGTACATCGTCACGGAGCTCCCGCCGATGGAGTTGAAGTTGTCCTCGAGGTAGTTCAGCGTCCCCGTGACCTGGTACTCGTGGGGCGCGAACGGCTCGGGGAGGTCGTCGAGCCACGCGGGCGTGTCCTCGGGCGGGAGGAAGTCCTCCTGGTTGAACGAGGTGCTGACGCCGGTGCCGTAGCCGGCGACGACCGTCGTC
Protein-coding sequences here:
- a CDS encoding phospholipase D-like domain-containing protein, with the protein product MSRRFATSFCLLLLVGTPAASLPVAATPEPGAATGTPTIVAVYPNPVAERDAGEFVTVRFPEETALGSCALADDEGSVALPERTVAGTVTLSTAPNRTRSLVTGRVLASAVPSLANAGEDLVLLCDGTVVDAASYRDAPEGEVSRGGAWRALGRTAFGVSSVANADATVFALPDAPEAVRESLRGVDERLLVGGYTFTSERVAAILANASARGVDVRVLVEGGPVGGVAAREARVLDGLVEAGVDVTVLDGPHARYPFHHAKYAVVDDAVLVTSENWKPSGIGGRGTRGWGAVVHDPTLADSLAAVHRADSEWVDGVPWQLYRANATFQECEPSNATYPRVFAPLDADVDRVSLVVSPDTSRDALLGFVRDANESLLVEQMGIGTDTVLLNATIAAAERGVRVRVLVSGAWYAREENAALVERLNERARRDGLDLRAKLAAPRGRYGTLHVKGAVADGEHVLVGSVNWNENAVNRNRETELVLADPEVGAYYARLFLADWRGGVWTLPVLVAGVALAGALLAAWYLRREIAFDRADAAVGWRP
- a CDS encoding DHH family phosphoesterase: MTDGSSDGGVTSVVYQLAAECTVEDIEAGECYTATVNGVVDYGVFVDLSEHVSGLLHESVLPSDYDDEYGVGDELVVELTEIRENGDLGFEVADLDDYEVEERAFSYERAAAGALDGRVGETVHLEGEVVQVKQTGGPTIFRVRDETGAVPCTAFEEAGVRAYPDVDLDAVVHVTGEVEEREGALQVEISSLEALSEGEAAHVRERLAAAVAERSEPADVDPLVEWPAMQELYPDLREVARQLRRTVLESRPIRMRHHADGDGMCASVPVQLALERFIDETHEDAEAKRHLLKRLPSKAPYYEMEDATRDLNFALEDQARHGQKLPLLLMLDNGSTEEDTPAYETLTHYDIPIVVVDHHHPDPEAVDPLVDAHVNPYLHGEDYRVTTGMMCVELARMIDPSLDDELDHVPAVAGISDRSKAEAMSDYLDLARSAGYDDEFLHDVSEALDYEAFWLRYSAGRDLINDVLNVGSDAERHRELVPWLAEKAQRDVDLQLDAAMPHVEHETVDSGAHLYRVDVENYAHRFTYPAPGKTTGEIHDRKVEETGEPVITIGYGPDFAVLRSDGVRMDIPQMVSDLNDEFPGAGVSGGGHLVVGSIRFVNGMREEVLDALVEKMADAEIDEELHSTLTR
- a CDS encoding Mov34/MPN/PAD-1 family protein — protein: MAFGSRPVLGIAAETLDFALEAAEDSHPNEYLGVLRGTPAAEYDLDGDGDGDLITDVLFIPKTTSSPVQATLQSDLIPNDSHTVGTIHSHPNGVLRPSDADRQMFGRGSVHVILGAPYERDCWRAFDREGEPTTLDVYDVALPAPEDFFDFTQADIDAELEEEDRL
- a CDS encoding adenylyltransferase/cytidyltransferase family protein produces the protein MTARVVAQGTFDLLHPGHVHYLEEAAAMGEALHVIVARRDNVTHKESPVLSNRQRRDMVAALDAVDDARVGHPTDIFAPIEEIEPDVIALGYDQHHDADAIEAALRERGLDCDVRRASARDPAYEDELLSTGAIIDRILAERA
- a CDS encoding cyclase family protein, yielding MTRHDLTHPLTDGMPVYPGDPTVSVSPAATMAADGYRVTELALSTHSGTHVDAPSHLLADGPSLAEYDVGTFSMDAHLVDVEAGPREAIRPDALPADGSADVVVFRTGFDAHWGTPRYRDHPYLAPATARELAERDQHVALDAASPDPSPPAGDADTDDDPEGYSAHHALFEADRLVFENLRDLDALPSRFRLTAYPLRVEADGAPVRAVAVVED